The Rhinolophus ferrumequinum isolate MPI-CBG mRhiFer1 chromosome 17, mRhiFer1_v1.p, whole genome shotgun sequence DNA window CTTTAATAGTAGTGTGGGGAAGGGCTGCAGAAGACAATCTTTAATGGGGAAACtagaggaaaagacaaagaagtaGCTCTGTTTACTGGTTGTACTCTATCCCATGAGGCTATAAACCTATGTCTGAGTCATTTCCTCAGTGGTTGCGACAGTTCTCTCCTCTGTCCTCAGGAGGAAGTGGAACGTGTAATACTTTACATTAGACCTTTTTCATATGCAAGGATTCATTTCATTCTCAAGGCCCAGAGAGTACTTAAATGGTAAACTCAGGTTTTGCAGGGGCATTTTGTCCCCATCCCTTGATATGCATTCCCCTCCTTATATCAGGGATAAAAGCTAAGGATAAATTGCAGTCATCATCCAGACTCAAACCAGGATACTATTTAAACAtgtattaaaaaatcatttatctcGCATCCAATGCATGTTAAGCGCTGTGCTAGGCAGTTAACAGGTACACTTTCACCACTTATCTTCCAAGAACtaataatctccattttacagattaggagcTTGATCAGATTTATTTAGCTTGACATTAGTAGACATACCTAGTAGAGGGAGGAGCTCAGACAAAATCAATCCCCTTCTAGCTACCTACTGGTTTATTATGTCTTTTAGTAAACGAGACCTAAACTTCAAGCCCACTGTTCTCCTTTTAATAATAACTATCCCCTAAGATGAAAATGAATAGTTGTCAGATCAGAGAGGGTGGAAGTACAGAGGCGAGCAGAGGAGGCTGTAGCATCTTTAACACAGCTACCTTAACGCAAGTGCCTTTTCGTTTCGCTAAAGTTCAAACGGCAAGGCCACAGTCTGCTCTGGCCCAGAAGACACACGTGTATCCCACGCATGCGCCCATACTGGACCCGCCTGCCCCTTAGACCAGACTTCTTTGGCCCAGTCACCAGCCAGCCCTCTAAATGCCCACCCTCAAGGCTAAACCTTCTGCCAATCGGGAGGCCGGAATCATCAAGCACGTCACTTATTTAGCATATACCCTCttcgccccgcccccacaccacggccccgccccgcccaaaGCAGGGATTGTGGCCTAAGCGCCTTGTATTGGCACCTGATTGGCTCGTTTGCCAGCTCCGCCTCCGTCTCCACCCGCCGCCCTCCCAACCGCGCTCCCACAGCGGCGGACGGATCTTAACACGCACGCGCGGGAGCTGCCTCTCTTCTGGTGgcccgccctccctcctccccctccctcccttccccaccccttgtCCCCCTCCTCTCCGGGcctgcgcgcgcgcgcgcgcgcctcCCTCCTGCACGCGCCGCCGCTAGTCCACCACTCTCGCCGGAGCTTCTGGCCCGCGCGGTCCTTTTCCCGTCCGGCTGCGGAGCGGGCGGGACCCTGCACCGTGGTCgcgacagcagcagcagccccgcGGGCTccggcggcggcagcggctcGCGATCTCACAGGCGGACCGTACCACCGCCCGCCGGCACGCGGGGGGAGCTGCCCGCCCCGCCGCACACGCCTCGGCAACCCCGCGGGGCTGAGGCGTCGCCGCGCCCGGGAGCCTGAGTGCTGAGCCGGCCTCGACCCCGAGGTCGGAGCCCCGCGGGCCGCGCTCGCCGCCGGCCCCACCCATCCGGGCCGAGGAGGCCACGGCCATGGCGGAGACAGAGGAACGGAGCCTGGACAACTTCTTCGCCaagagagacaagaaaaagaagaaggagcgGAGCAACCGGGCGGCGAGCGCCGCGGGCGCGGCGGGCGGCGCCGGCGGGAGCAGCGGAACCGCAGGCGCGGCGGGCGGTGGGGCGGGCGCGGGGGCCCGGCCGGGCGACGGCGGGACCGCGGGCGCGGGGGCCGCGGGCCCTGGGGCCACTACCAAGGCCGTGACGAAGGTGAGGGGCCGGGGCTGCGCGCTTGCGCCCATGTGCCCGCCCCCGCCCGTCTGCCTGCCTGGCGGAGCGTCCGGGAGGGGCCTCCAGGGGCTGGTCAGCGGGCTGACGGGCGCGGAGGCTGGCCACGTGACGTGGGCTTCTCAGGTCGTGCCGGCTCTTCTCCCCGCGGGACCCCCTCCACCCTACTCCTGACTCGCCCCTCTGTACCCCGCTTGGCTGGAGCCAAGACCAAGGCAGGAGCACCCTCGAGAGGAAATTAGTCTGGGTCTGAGTGCCCAGAACAGAGACCAGAGTGACGTGTACTCTGAGTAATTTAGTGTTCTGACTTCAGCCCAGTAGTCGGAGCTGAATTTTCTAATAACCGCATTTGTGGCAACTCATTGGCATTACTTGGTCTCTAAACCCgtaaaagaaaaagtcacatgGCAACACTGAGGTGGATATTTAGTTGTGGGCTTACTGTTGACTTATTCATTCGGCTTTTCCTGGTTACTTTTCAAGTAACAGCTCTGGTGAAGGAACCCGGTGGAAATGATAGTGTTTGACTGCCGGGCACGTTTGTCCTCCAGCCTAGTCGACCTCGGGATCAAGCAAGGGCTTCTGCCAGGAAACGAGTCCATACTTTAGGTTCCAGCCACTTGATCTCCTTTTCATAGTCTAGAATGTGCCTAAGTGGTATTTTTACGAATAGCTTTAATTGATTAAATGGTATGTGTTTTACAGGATGAAGATGAGTGGAAAGAATTTGAGCAAAGAGAAGTTGATTACAGCGGCCTCAGAGTCCAGGCAATGCAAATAAGGTACGGTTTGGTTACAGAAATGTTGAGATAACCCTTCGGATGGGTAttgtgtgtttggtttttctttagcCTCAAAACAGAATCAAAGTAGCCTTGTGATTCAGATATACTTACTAGGGCTATAATGATAGTGtctgttccttctctctgtgATGGCAGTCATTCTATATACTGATCAAATCAGCAGCCAACTCCAAAATCCTGGGAGAGCTTGCCTATTTCCAGTGCTGGTtaggttatttttatttgagacaGCTAAAATTGATTTTGtggtttcaaaatatttactttttatattggTGAGTTGAACTTagcagttttcctttttgtttcaaaAGCAACATGGATGGTTTTCAGATCCTCTTCTGATAAACaagttaatacatatttttgtaactGAAGCATACTTACAGAGAAGAACAGATTTTACATACAGTGAAACCAACCTGTGTAATCAGCACCAAAGTCAAGGAACTGAACGTTACTGGTAGAGAAGAAAGCTCCCCTCCTAATCTTTTATAGCCACCACCTTCACCCCCAAGGATAACCACTTCTAACACTAAATTAATTTTCCCtagaattttatagaaatggaatcatatagtctaagcatgttatttttaaaattcaagaaaatttttaaaaattgaattggcTTAGAGGGTTTGAAATTAAGAACATTTTATCAAATCCAATCTATGATAATCAGTTTTAGATTCGTGTAAATGTCATATTTTGAGGGGCTGGTCAAGTAGGAAAAAACAGGTGAGTATATGATTCCAttggtttaaaattaaaaacccttTATTccaagtttaaagaaataaacgaTCCCAATGAACTGCCTCAAATTTGAAGTTTGCTATTTGTCTACACCAGTGACCACATAGCATAGTGgaggaaataattttccttaacaGAATACTGTCTTTTGACCACTCTAGATGGTAATATTTATGGCCTTAACATAACTCATTCAAAAAGCAGGattaatatttttgacatttgttGATTACCTACCACAGCTAGGTATTAATGTCCTAGGGTCTTTAAGTCATTTTATGAGTTTCACCAACGTGAAACCTGATTGGTAGTGGGAAACTTTAGGAAATGAAGTTTCACTACTTTGACATTCCTTTGTAGTAGTATTAAGTGATTAGTTTGGAGTTTTAGTTCTTAACCATTTGTATTTATGGAACTGCCTGTGTGTGGTTCCTCTGTTTTGTTCTGGAATAAGGCTCTTGGCCTGCCTTTCTGACTGCAAGCCCCATACTGCAGATTGTTGAAGACTTGAATGACAGGAAGAATAGTGTTTGGTCATGTTGAACTTACTGAGCAAGAGCAGCATTTTCCAAGGTGAAAAGGTTTCAAGTTCATTGAATTTAGATATTGATTTTGTTATATTAAGGAGGATGTTTAAACTCTACTTATTTTTTGTCATTGAATATATAGCCCATATCTATATTCATGGCTACTttagtgttcatttttcttttctttttttttttaatgagtttatttaagccaaattGATGACATTGCCAGGACACAGATCTCAAGTGCTCTAGTGTTCATTTTTCAATATTGGCATCTAGTCAGTGCCCCTAAGTGGCCATCCAGAGGTCTTCCTCTAACCTACTAACattggaaaacatattttctcCAAGAAGCTGCTTTTGTGGATCCTCAATCACTATGGAATCTGGGGTCTGTATTTCCATTGCCATTATAAATCATTCAATAACAGGGAATCTGACAGCTTCCAGGAAAGGTTTGAGAGTGGTAAGCCATTTGAAGTTTAATAACAATGActaaaattttcactttatatacTCAATATCCTTGTAAACTGTGTATTACATAAATGTTCTTGACAGTGAAACTCAATAAGGTGGTGGTCCCTGACGAAAGACACATCTTTAATGAATGGAATGCAGTTGATAACGTGGCAAAAAGATGGACTTTTGGGGAAAGACAAATCTGGGTTTGCATTTTAGCCCTGCTGcttgtgtgtgaccttgggcatgtcacttTACTTTTGAATGTTGGTTCTTATTTGCAAATGGAGCCAACTactcagggttgttgtgaggattttgAACCAGATATTTGTAAAATACCAAGCTGGTTAATATTAATCTTCTCTATTCACTGGGTAAATTAGAACAACTTACTCTTACTCTTGGGACTTTCTCTGCTGTTTAACTGTGAGGCACCTTATTTACAATACCAAGATTTGAGAAGAGGTAGTGGAGCCACACAAGGTTATCGTACCTAACACCAGGCTCTGGTGAGTCAGTTCACTGTGGACATAATAGGAGAAAATGACATGTTCAGGTTGGCATTAGTATAACCATACAAACAAAAGTCGTCCTCAGAGTGTTCAGCATTGCTAGAGGTCTTGAGTGTTGGTCTTCTATGGCGTTGTCCTACTGTTTGGGCAGAATCccttggaaggaaagagaaattagatttttcttttctctgggattTGGGAGGTAGTGTTCTTTTTGCCTTTAATCTGTTATCTTTTCTGTCCATGAAAGGCAGCCTTGCTATCTCAGTATAGgacaaggaaaatgaaactttGGAAGTTGActtaaaatatcttgaaattCACAGTCTATAAACTtcagaaaaattgcaagaatagTAGATCTTTGCTTAGATCTACCAATTGTTTTTGCCATATTTGCCTTGTCTTTTGTTAGCTGCAGATATTGCACACAGTCTTGAAGTTCTTGACACTAGACCTTATAGTAGGTTAGCAAGCTGGACCTTTATCAAAGATAAGTACATTTGAAAGGGGGAAAATTCAGTAACAGCAAACACAGTAGTAATGTCCTATCTCACATTTACCAACTAGCTCAAGATTTAAGTACCAAGAGTATCATTATATGGGCATGTGTCAATTTTGTGTCTAAATTAATAGATCTTATTCAACGTCATGTCATTATAGATAAGTTCTTGAGAGGGAGGTCATTGAGATGGTGATAAAAGAAAGGGCCAATGCTTGAGTTTAGATTATTGGTTGGTCGTAGGACCTGTATGTctctcccatctttaaaatggatttttggGAGAAAGAAAGATTTCATTTAATACTTGAGTTTAGTAAATTTTGAGCATTTGTCATGTTTTAATAAAGAATTGAATTCTTGGAGTGGTTTTCTAAGAACCCTGAGAAATCTAGACCTTTAAACACATTAGGCAGGGCTGGTTAAACTGTCCTTTGAGGAGAAGAAATTACTTCTGGATTCATTGTAACAAATAATGTTACTATTGTGTGCCACACGTTGTGCTGGGTTTTGGGGATGTAAAAATAACTCATACTCTACCAGACACCAGTAGATCATTTCAGTGGTATGTATGGTGTGATGGGGAACAGGAGAGAGACACTTAGTCGACCATGAATTGGTTCAATAAAGAGTCCTTGGATGAGGTACAGTGACATTTAAGCTGCCAAGCATAGCTCATCAGGCCATTTCTATCTCCCCTTTTACTGTTGCTAACAGTTGTTGGATAATAATGTCAAACCAGTGGAGATGGCCAGCATTCCAGTAGAAGCAGTCAGGTCTGGATTTTGTTTTAGCTGCTGCCTCCCCTAGTGTTGGAGACGGAGGTGGGGGTAGGAGTTAGGATATGTAAATTCTCGTGTAACGTCCCTTGAGATGAGGTAAGAATGTTCTGTTCTTTATAAATATACTGCTGCAGGATGTCTAATCCTGAATATCCTGAATAACCTTATTAAAGAAGGTAAATTCCTCATatctaaaaatagagaaaatttctGTGTCATCTTAGAGCTATGaagaggataaaatgaaatcagaGGCAACCTGAAAGAATATGGGCTCTGGAGTCCCACTGACTTCGCTCTGTTACTTTGTAGCCCTGGAGAAGGTACTTAAATGTCTAATTATCAGTTTCCTCATACATACAATAGGTCCTCTCCCTGCCTTAGTATTATTGGGAGGTTTAACTTATAAAGTGGGTAGAACGCTTCCTGGCATAGTATTCAGTAACTATTCCTTTTCTAGCACCATCATTTCCCCTACCCCACCAATAGTACCTTACAGACTATGCATATTTAAGACAAGTATACTATGAATTGTGATAATGAATttatgataacatttaaaaataatcacatttggCCCATGAGTACCTATATATTATATGTGGATCAAACATGGAATTTTAGCCTAATTGTCTTCTGTGGAAATAATTCCTTGCAACATGGTTCTTGTTCTGGCTTTGGTATTTGGAGACTTGACATTTTTtgcaatatgtaaatattaaaaagtaataggATATTTAAATCCTTTCTACCCTGCCATTAGTGCTGTGACATTTTGGTAAGGCTCTtaacatctctgggcctcagttccctttGTTGGGTGAAAGGTCTTGACTAGACAATTTCCAGTGGTTAGCTAATATTTCAGAATCTTAAGCCAAAATACTAAACTGTCTTGTGCCTGTTAGTACAGATATGCCGTCCTAATTAAACAGACCACTCTTATTTTTTAGTAATAGTATATAATCTAGAGGTATTTTTAgatttgtgattattttattcGTTTCTTCACTTGTCTCTGAGGGTGAAGAGGTGGTAAATTTCTTTACTAGACACTAAAGAAATTTTTTTACTTAGGACTTTCAGTATTCTGAGACCACActggaatttttctttaaaaactttttgtgagttagaaaaacaatatatttttttttaaaaaagaacatttgaaaagaataacagCATATGTATAAGAATTATCAATAATCCCGTCTGCTTAGGGATAATTGGTGTTAATTGTTTGGTTTTTAGTTGTTTCTTGCAAGCTGATAATTGTGGACTTActaatcaccaaatatttgaaggGAAAGCTACTTTAtttagtttaatatatatatttgaacaaTTGCGATTCAGCACATTGCcgtttcaaaatggaaatgaccAACTGAAAGCTATCACAGCTTGGgtatataagaatataaaagtGCTGTGAAGGCACTTACATCTTTGTTGGGAGAGTCTTACCTTCCTGTCTGGCATATATTAGGTTTTCTGGGACATTACTAATTATAATTAGTTCATTGTAGCTGGGTGAATAACATCCACGGTTTTACTCATGAACAAGGCAGATTATGTTATGGTGTAATTACATTGGCATGGCTTCAGAAGTGGGTaac harbors:
- the CDV3 gene encoding protein CDV3 homolog isoform X5 — translated: MAETEERSLDNFFAKRDKKKKKERSNRAASAAGAAGGAGGSSGTAGAAGGGAGAGARPGDGGTAGAGAAGPGATTKAVTKDEDEWKEFEQREVDYSGLRVQAMQISEKEEDDSEKREDPGDNWEEGGGGGGGVEKSSGPWNKTAPVQAPPAPVIVTETPEPAMTSGVYRPPGARLTTTRKTPQGPPEIYSDTQFPSLQSTAKHVESRK
- the CDV3 gene encoding protein CDV3 homolog isoform X4; translation: MAETEERSLDNFFAKRDKKKKKERSNRAASAAGAAGGAGGSSGTAGAAGGGAGAGARPGDGGTAGAGAAGPGATTKAVTKDEDEWKEFEQREVDYSGLRVQAMQISEKEEDDSEKREDPGDNWEEGGGGGGGVEKSSGPWNKTAPVQAPPAPVIVTETPEPAMTSGVYRPPGARLTTTRKTPQGPPEIYSDTQFPSLQSTAKHVESRKY